The DNA window ACTCGTATCGGGAAAATAGTTTTCAGCACACGGGTGCTTGCAtaccatctaaatagtcataaaaaaatataaaaatatttgacaagatagagtaatataagttatatcacatcacaaacatgcaagtttaaattcaacttctacgagttgtagcaaaaaaaaacaaacaaaattaaaactaaggatgcgcatattcataattgttttcgttatttttgctataacttatagaagttaaatttaaacttgcatgttggtggagtgatataactcatatcaaactatcttgtcaattttttttcatattttttaataactatttaaatgacataCAAACAACGTATGTATATACACCTGTCTGTAAAAAACTTCTTCCACCGGTATCGGCGTGATCGAGCCCGAGATTTCTAACAGACACGggctgacaaaaaaaaaaacctaacagCCCACGTAAGTTGGCGGGCTCTGCATCCAACTGCAACAAAGCCCGAATTGCGCACGAATCTCGAAGAAAAATGGATGGCCATAAAAACTAGCAACAGTTCATTTCTTTGTTCCCGGGAAAAAGAATTCCGGGGTTCATTTCCGTGTCGGAGTCTGAGTTCCCACGTCGAGTCCGACTCGGAAGCAATCTCACCAGATGTTCCCGCGATATAAGCGCGCGCAAGCCACCAGGCCCTCGCAGATCATCAGacgcgctcgtcgtcggcgagcaGCGAAACCAGCCAGCGAGCGAGCGATCGATCTGCTTCCTTCCTCCGTTCCTCGTCGCCGCTGACGGATCTCCAGCCGCGCGCGAGCGAACGAGCTacgatggcgacggcgtcggcgttcGAGCCGTTGCCGCCGTATATCCCactcggtggcggcgacgatgatCAGCATCTGCccccggccggcgacggcgacgacgacgatgatccTTACAGCTATCTCGAGATCGCCCGCCTCATCGAGGCGGAGGTCGCCGCCATTTGGCTCCAGGAGTTCCTgctccccggcggcgacggcgagcgcttCGGCCCGCCCGGCCCGCGCCTCCCGCCCGTCCACCGCAACCCCTTCCCTTCCCGGCAGGAGCGTGCCGCGTCGGAGTCCAGCGCCAGAGcagcaccgccaccgccgacatTTCCCGGCGCCGCAGCTGCCACGGCGGCGGACATCAGCTGCCTCGGGAAGCGCAAGTACGAGGGGCCGCGCGCCGGGGAGTACTCGACGGAGTGCGTGATCTGCATCGAGGAGTTCGAGGTGGGCGACGATCTGAGCACGATGCCGTGCCCGCACGGGCACCGGTTCCACGAGAAGTGCCTCGCCAAATGGTTGGCGCGAAGGCGCTCCTGCCCGCTCTGCCGCCATTTGCTTCCCGCCAATAGCACCAACATTCATTCCGTTTAAACAAGTGTGTAGCATTTGTCAGACCATTTGGTTCTCCATTTGATCTATTTGTAATTTGTAGTGACAAAGATCATTCTATTCAAACAAGTGGATGGATTGTAGTGTAGATTTCAAATTCATTTATAAACTTTCGGAACTAATCTTCAGATGGCtattattttcatgttttctgTCTCTTGAATGGCAATCCAGTACTGTTTCTCATCACTCTCCTAATACGTATTTACacaagttttttctttcttaaatGAAACGTGAGGTAAGTTATTCCGGTAAACATGAAATAAATGGgagattattaaaaaaatgaaaagttaCAGTTAGACAAAAGGCAAGTAAAACCATGTACGACAATGAAGTTGGTATACTAAAATTACGCATTTCATATCACTGTAGTTTTAGGTTTAACAATGTGCACATTGAGGTGGctgcaaaaaatacaaataagtCACCAATATAATTTAACACAAATCAATAAAAGAGAAGCTCCTATCATAAAAGAAcctaaaacaaactataaacCAATCTTTATGTTAATAACAATCTAGAAGCACAATAAAAAcatcatgaaaagaaaaaaaagggaaaattcTATTACTTTCCAAATGTTGCCCATTAAAGCCGACAGCAAACAAATTTAACTACAGAAacatactccatccgtccaaaaaaaaacaacttttttggtttctgtatcgagcgtttgaccatcagtctcatttgaaaattttttaagatttttttaaaaaaatagccaacataaagtactatttatgttttattatctaatataaataaaattattaatcataaaactttttaataagacgaagtcaagtataaaaactaaaaagttgatttgttttgggacggagggaataTGTTCATACACGGTAAAAATTTCTTAGTgtaagggggtgattgtttgggtttcttatgaaaaagtcaaaagacatatttgcaaacggaaAACAGTTTAtgaatagaatttttatatatgtatttttagtgatctaaaaaccaaagctgaaaaataattttcggTAAAAAATCtcccaaaaatcaactctaaatttaatattgaaaatttaaaatttacttataAGCGTAAGAataataagagaaaagatgggcgcaagtaaaatataaattttcgaAGATATTATCGCTTGGCACAATGACACCGTAAGAATAATGCCCTAGACTTCTTAATTGGAAGTGCGTGGTAGCTAACTTTTCTGTTGATGAGAGTAGATCTATATGAAAGTGTATATGGAATCCGCAGATCCCAAACTAGCTAACCCgaacaaataaacaaagatGACAATCCTTCTGACCGAGCGCTCCAAATCGAGAAAATAATCGGTTGGCGCGCCTACATGtgaaaatattgaataggGAGACATGCTAGTTGATATAGCCGCATATagctgaaggaaaaaaaattaagacagAGCAGCGATCATAGGCGACGAATCTTCAGATATCAAAGGATGCTGTTGAATACGTCTGGCATTTAACGGAGGATGTCCTTGGGTTATCTTACAGGTGTTAGAGGACGTTGTTGATGTTAGGtcaccaaattttttttgttgacagTAGTGATGCCAGGTAGATGTTGTCTTTGTCCATCGTAAATGACACGATCGATATTGACGTTGATGAAATGTCTTGCAGAAATTCCTGTGTATTACACTGACTCTTATAGGTGTATATATAGCATACTAGACTTAgagtataaaacaaatacttaatCGTATATCTCTAGAATTTCatctttatatttaaagtttatatatctatatctctaacaaatTTTAGCCATTAACGCATcaactatagaaaaatttgaattttgaagtttgttttgaattttttatggtaattattttctagcatgtGTTTTCAAGTCActtacatgcatataaaacattctatatacaaacaaatttttaatcactaataagtcatttttcttatatcatgccatatatatatatatatcaaaactaaTATATGCACCCTCgtagaataagctattctatgccCCCTGCTCTCACAAGGCCCAAACGTACCTCCCACCTCCTTCCAAGGGCTCAAAAGCTCTCTCCTGGCCTGGTTAAACCTTTTTTTCCACTGGTCAAACCTATCCTTTGACCTTCCTCCTCACTCCATATTTGTCTAGTCCCATCTATCTAAAAAGTACAGTAACACGAaggcaaaaatacagtaacatgtcttataaaatgcagtaacaataccatgacggatctagttttttaaatcacaattttttaaCCACGGTAGTGAAaacgatttaaaaaataatattagacacatgagatattgctctctaaagattgagAATACTTTAGCTCTCCCACATGTATTAATTGTATTATAGCAATAGTATGGAGTCAGATCTCGTGTTACTGCCTATACTTGTATGATGACTTTATTGCAATTACGCAGCAATAACAcacatgttactgtacttATGTCATAATTATGCAGTAAcaaaacacatattttatagtaaccGCTATAGCGTTACTGCAACTATTGTCATAACATTAgtgtatactaatacaaatcctatagatatttcttaagatttcaaactttaaataactttatctctcacctcatatattattttttaaaaaacgttTGTACCAcgttgttagaaaaaaaagtactttaaaaaattagatccctcatgggtatgtttcgacgttgttactgcaaattagttgtcgtgttactgtatttttgccttcgtgttactgcagaATTTCTGCGAGACGAGAGCTGTGCTTAGATAGATATGAGGGGAAGCCCATAAATGGGTTAACCGACGAGATTAACCCTTTGACCAACTTTTAAATGAGATAGGGTGATTTTTGGGCGTTGAGAGGAGGGTGGGAGGTAAGATAGGCCTTAGAAGGCCTTTGAAGTGAGGGAggtgtagaatagcttatatCCACCGTTGATTAGATTCGGGAGGGCCCACAAAGGCTTTCACTGTGCCACGTATCTTAATTTCTTCCTTCCTCGAGTCGGATAGGGTTGGGCCTGTTTCCTTTGACACATACATGGCACGTCCGTGTGCCTCTCCTACTCGAACTCTTGCATAGCCGTACGTTGTCTTGTCTCTATAAGTCTGAAGCATGCACCTGCAGATTATTACCAATCCAAATCGATCATCGATCTGCATCTGCTTATAAATTAGATTagatatatgcttatatatagtCTAATTAAAGTGATCAGAATTAATCGGTTAATTTTTACGGCGTttctgacgacgacgacggtcaGTGATCCATGGAGGAGGGCACGCCATTCGAGAACTTGCTGACGCTATTAGAGGCCTACCAACGGCTTGGAGGAGGCtccagcgacggcgccggcgaccatCGTCAGGGTAATGGAGGCGGTGATATGGAGGTAGAAGACGAAGAGAGCGAAGATCTGGTCCAGTATGCCCGTTTCTTACTCGCGAACAGAGACGTCGGCCATGGGCGCCACCAcctcgacgacgaggaggacagCGGTGAGGGTTTCGATCAGCTTGTTGCGGAAGTGCCGCCcaatggcggcgacgacgacgccgccttcACCAtgggcgccgccggtgaggctCATGACCACGACTACGAGGACACCGTCATTGTTGGCAGCTCGTCGGGTTCCTTGCTCCCGTCCGACGACGAGCTCATCCCGCCGGGCGCCGGTtccggcaacggcgacgacggagcgCACGGCCAGGCGACAGCAGATCAGCTGGAGTGGGAGGAGGTGAGGAGGTTGTTACGGATCCACGGTGGTCGTCTCCTCTTTCCGCCGCGAGCGCAGCATCGGCTGAACACGCAGAGCTTGCTCCTGGGGGCAGCCGAATTCGTAGCTGCTCACCGCGCCGGGAAACGGCCGGCCTCGGCCGCGGCGGTTGCGGCCCTGGAGAAGCGCAAGCACGTCGGGggccaggcggcggcggcgtcgccgtccgccgctgCGCAGTGCGTGATATGCATGGAGAATTACGAGGTGGGCGACGACCTCAGCGTGATGCCGTGCTCGGACAAGCATAGCTTCCACCAGCGGTGCCTCGCCGAATGGCTGGCGCGGAGCCGCTTGTGCCCGCTATGCCGGAAGGAgctcaccgacgacgacgacgacaagttTGCACCTTAAATCCTACTAcattcgtttcatattataaaagagTTTTGTCTAGAGATGACAACGGGGACCTGCGACCCGAGACCCGATAGGTATTTACTCGTATATATATGAGTTAAATATATTACCCGTGGATAAGTAATTGGACAAATACTTTCACCCAACGGGTACGCGGGtatgaaaacatttttatgaTCCTCGTACCCGTTTACTTTACATATGGGTAATAAACACccgcaagtttaaatgcatgtcatggcctaatattaaattagcctagcctaattaaccaaaaccataggtatttaaaccatccacACATTTTTCACCacactatatgaatgtgtgatgtccTAAGTACCTAGCGTCTATGCAATATactatatagaaattgatgTGCACGAGGGTGGTCCGATCTTTCGGTGAGTTATGATAGCTACGATTTGGAAGAAACGTTGACGATCCGACTACAACCGTACTAGACGTTGTGCTGCGCCTTAGAGATCGATACACCTCTCCGTgggttgttgatcttgccgGTGCAAATCA is part of the Oryza brachyantha chromosome 11, ObraRS2, whole genome shotgun sequence genome and encodes:
- the LOC121055736 gene encoding E3 ubiquitin-protein ligase RING1-like, translating into MATASAFEPLPPYIPLGGGDDDQHLPPAGDGDDDDDPYSYLEIARLIEAEVAAIWLQEFLLPGGDGERFGPPGPRLPPVHRNPFPSRQERAASESSARAAPPPPTFPGAAAATAADISCLGKRKYEGPRAGEYSTECVICIEEFEVGDDLSTMPCPHGHRFHEKCLAKWLARRRSCPLCRHLLPANSTNIHSV
- the LOC102706981 gene encoding E3 ubiquitin-protein ligase RING1-like: MEEGTPFENLLTLLEAYQRLGGGSSDGAGDHRQGNGGGDMEVEDEESEDLVQYARFLLANRDVGHGRHHLDDEEDSGEGFDQLVAEVPPNGGDDDAAFTMGAAGEAHDHDYEDTVIVGSSSGSLLPSDDELIPPGAGSGNGDDGAHGQATADQLEWEEVRRLLRIHGGRLLFPPRAQHRLNTQSLLLGAAEFVAAHRAGKRPASAAAVAALEKRKHVGGQAAAASPSAAAQCVICMENYEVGDDLSVMPCSDKHSFHQRCLAEWLARSRLCPLCRKELTDDDDDKFAP